CTACCGGCGCTACCAGCACCACGGCGAACGCTTTTCCGGAACAGATAGCGTTTACATTCTCCTCGTCGGCCCTCCTGTATGCCGGGTGCCCGACTGCGCGACCTGAGCGAAGCCGTCGAGGAGCAGACGGCACTCGTCGTCGGACTGATCAGCGGCTCGCAGTTCTTCAACCACGCCTTCCTCGTTCTCCTCCCGCCGATCCTCCCGATCCTCTCGCGCGACCTGCAGGTCTCCATCGGGCTGTTGGGGCTCGCGCTCGGCGCGCAGGCGCTCGTCAACACCGCGTTCCAGTTGCCCTTCGGCTATCTCGCCGACCACTACGACCGCACGATCACGCTCGGCCTCTCCTCGGTCCTCGGCGCGGTCGGCGCGCTCGCCACGGCGCTCGCGACCACTTTCCCCGAACTCGTCCTCGGGCAGGTCGTCCTCGGCCTCGGCGTCGCCGGCCACCACCCCGCACACTACCCGCTCCTCACCGACGCGACGAGCGACGACACGCGCGGGCGCGCGTTCGGCGTCTACAACTTCGGCGGCAGCCTCGGCTTCGCGACGCCGCCCGTCGTCATCACCGCCATCCTCGCCGTCCCCGGGTTCACGTGGCGACACGGCGTCGGCCTCATCGGCGCCGTCGGCCTCCTGTACGCCGTCGTCGTCACCGTGCTCGTCGGCTGGCGCGTCGACGACGCCATCACGGCACCGAACGTCGCGGCGAGCGCGAGCGGGACGCCGCTTCGCGAGCGCGTCGCGGCGGAGCTCCGGGGGCTCGTCGCCGAACCCGGAATCCTCGCCGTCGCCCTGCTCACGCTCTTCTCCTCGACGGCGAACTGGGGCGTGACGACGTACGCCGTCGTCTTCCTGACGGACGTCTACGGCGTCTCGCTGGGGGTCGCGAACCTCACGCTCACCGGCATCTTCGTCGTCGGCGCGGGGGCGATTCTCCTCGGTGGCTACCTGACCGACCGGTTCAGCGGCGGATACATCCTCGTCGCCAGCTTCGGCGGCTTCACGCTCCTCGTCGCCGTCGTCGCCGCGAACGTCGTCCCGGCGGTGCTCGCGGTCGGGCTGTTCTTGCTCCTGGGTGCGGTCAGGAGCATGGCCGGGCCCGCGCGCGACCAGCTCACCGAGCGCTTGGCCGCCCACGGGACGGTCGCGAAGAGCTTCGCCATCGTCACCATCGGCATCATGCTCGGGAGCACGGTCGCGCCGCCCGTGTTCGGCTACCTCATCCAGCGCGTCGGCGTGCAGGTCACGTTCTTCGCCGTCGCGGCGGTCGGGCTCGCGACGACAGCGCTCGCCCTGCTCGTCCTGACGCGCTTCGTCGACGGCCACGCCGGTGTAGGAGCGGTGTGAGAACTGCACGACTGCCCCGTGACTGGCCTCGTTGTTGCGTTCCCGATCGGCTCCGAGATGGTCACCGCTGCTCCATACACAGCCAACTAGTGTGCGAGCGTTCAACGGCTAATTCCGCTAAGATCGGTGTTGTCTCTCAGAGGAACAACCGGTCTCGTGGAGACGGACGGCGAACGCTCTGACGGGTGTCGCCGTCCACTCGTTCTTCCACGCTTCTTCTAAATCAGCATTATAGAACTCGCTAAGCAGGTCTGCGAGCATCTTGGCCGATTAACTCAACGACCCGCTCACTTCCCAAACTAACTCAACCATAATATTCCTAAACTAAACAGTATATATACATAGAGTATTTATTTATCTGTCATATACTCAGCAGAAGATTTTTAATTTTGATTTGGATACAACAGATTGGATGCATTACATACGGGCCCGTAATCCCGCGATTTCGCCTGCTTCGGGCGGGCGGTATCGGAATGACCGCTCTCCAGCGTTCCTTTCACGACCACTTACCAGCGGCTCGCGGCCCGCCACCACCCACTCCTACCCAACACAATTCGTGACCGACCCACCCTCTCCCGCTGACGAGTTGCTCCCGCCGACTCACACTGTATTGCCGCGGACATCCTCAACGGGGATACCCTTGAGGAAGGTAAGGCGGAGGGCCCCCCTTCAGTGATATCGCAGAGTCACACAAGACGGCGATCGAACCGGCCGCATCGTGTACGAGACGCACGCGGCACATCTCAGCGAGCAGTGGACGAGAGCCCTCTACGTCGCCGAATACCCCGACCACTCCAATGATCAGTACCTCAGCGACCTCTTCGAACTTACTGACATCGAGTTCGACCTCACTGCACACATCACCCCGAAGAACCAAGAACAGGCGCGGAACGAACTTGAGGAAATCGCCGACGACCTCTAGGCCGACGCGGACCTCGCACAGAGTGTTCGGGGTGCCGACCTCCAAGAGCGCGCTGATGAGGCGGCAGCGACGTACAAGGCCGTCGAGAGCGGCACGAACGTCTTCGACCAAGGCTTCTTCATCACGCCGTGCCGACGCGAAGAACGACCTGCAGGACGCTGTCCGCACCGTGAAGCGCATGCTCCGCGATGAGCCCGTAAGCCTCACGCCGAAGACGGCGATCTGCCGGCAGGACGGTGCCCTCCAGTCCGCTGCACCCATCGGCGACAATGAGTTCGGCATCCAGAAGGACAACCAGAGCCCCGTCGTCATCGACCCCTTCGCACGTGACAACGGCTACGCCATGTTCACCGTTGGCGGTACGGGATCTGAGAAGTCCTTTGGCTCGAAGCAGAACTTCACCCGGTCGATCGATCAGGACCGCGACCGAATCGGCATCATCCTTGAATCCTTCAACAACTGGGCGGGCGTCTCTGAGGCCCTCGTCGGCGTCGACGGCGAGTGGCGTGGCATCCAGCTCGAAGCCATGCCCAAAGAAAAGCGGGCCATCGACTTCGACCACACCACCCAGCCCCGCGACGAACCCCCCGGCGCTACCAGCGACGAAGCCGATTCAGAGAGGGAGTCCATCCAGCAGCAACTTGCCGAACAGGCCATCCAATCGGGCGATGACACGAAACAAGCTGCAGAGACGGACGGTGGTCGCGATGCGTGAGTACCTCCGTGTGACGCCGACGTCCGAGACGCTGGATCCGACGGGGATTCCGCGGCTCCTCGAAAGCCTCCACAAACTCACCACCGAGGACTCGGGATTCGGATCGAAGCTGAACCCGCTGTCGTCGTCGATACCGCCGCGCTTCGAGTTCCTCGCGCTCAGCGAGGGCGAAGACGCGCCCGTCGAGTTCTACTACGGCGCGGACGACCACCTCGACACCGTTGAGGAGCGTTTGCGGTCTGTCTATCCGGAGACGTTCGACCTCGAACGCGTCGAACTCGACGTCGCCTCCTGCCTCGTCCAGCCCGTCGAGTACTCGCGCGAGGAGTTCGTTGACGCTTACCAGCAAGGGGATCTCGAGTATGAGTTTGAGGATGAGGAGCAGTACGCGCTCACCGACGATGGCGAGATAGGGACTCGCGACGGTGAGGTGACTGCGGACAGGGTGGTGTGCATCGACGAGACGGCACTCGAACTCGCCGACGGAGACGACACACCGATTGAGAAGCCGACTGTGACCGAGGACGGGACGATTCTCGCACGGCCGGCGACTGACACAGTCTCGCCGTACGGTGTGCGCTGGCAGGGTGCTGCCACGCGAAAGAAGGACTGGATGACGTCGCTGACGCCGTTCACGGACGGCGAGGACGAGGAGTCGCTGTCGGCGGTCGATCAGCCGGGCGCCGCGCTCGCGTCCCTCATCGACCACGTCAATGACGCGACCGAACCGCTCGCCTTCCAGGTCGTGTTCCAGCGGCGCGAGAGCTGGCAGTCGGATGCCGAACTCCGCAAGGAAGACCTGATCGACGGCCGAGACACATGGTCGCAACGCCTCATCGGCGACCTCCTCGAGTTCGAGGAGTACGAACACGACCACGACGAACGCGAGTTGAGCGACATCGTCGTCCGCCGGTTGAACGCGATCGAGGCGACGAATCCACAACGCTCGTTCACCGCGAACGTTCGCGCGATCGGCGTGCCCACGAGCGACGACGGCGAGGAACCGCTGGACGAGCGGCTGTCGTCGCTTGCGCCCGTCTTCGACCCGCTCGACGGTCCCTTCTACGACGTTGAGGCCGAACGAGTCCGGTCGAGTGGCTTCCGGGAGGCGAAGAAGGAGAAGAACGCGCGAAAGGCACTCCAACGACTCCTCAACCAAGAGATAATCACGGGGCGCGGGAAGACACGACCCGACTTCGTGCTGAGTGGGCGTGAGCTCGCGAACTTCCTGCTCATTCCGTCCTCCGAACAGCTCTCGATCGAGGGATCGCGTGGGACGCGCGCGGAACAGCAGAGTCGGAACCCGCTCACACGCCCCGATCCCGATCTCCTGAGCGAGTTCCGCGCGGGGATGGCCGTCGGCTACGCCCTCGACGAGACCGGCGAACCCGAGGACGAACCGATTCGGATCCCGCCGAGTCTCCTCCCGACCCACTACGGGCGCTTCGGGACGACCGGCGCCGGGAAGTCGAAAGCCCAGATCAACGAGCTGCTCTCCCTCTACGCGAACACGAC
The sequence above is drawn from the Halarchaeum grantii genome and encodes:
- a CDS encoding MFS transporter — translated: MPGARLRDLSEAVEEQTALVVGLISGSQFFNHAFLVLLPPILPILSRDLQVSIGLLGLALGAQALVNTAFQLPFGYLADHYDRTITLGLSSVLGAVGALATALATTFPELVLGQVVLGLGVAGHHPAHYPLLTDATSDDTRGRAFGVYNFGGSLGFATPPVVITAILAVPGFTWRHGVGLIGAVGLLYAVVVTVLVGWRVDDAITAPNVAASASGTPLRERVAAELRGLVAEPGILAVALLTLFSSTANWGVTTYAVVFLTDVYGVSLGVANLTLTGIFVVGAGAILLGGYLTDRFSGGYILVASFGGFTLLVAVVAANVVPAVLAVGLFLLLGAVRSMAGPARDQLTERLAAHGTVAKSFAIVTIGIMLGSTVAPPVFGYLIQRVGVQVTFFAVAAVGLATTALALLVLTRFVDGHAGVGAV